The following are encoded together in the Acidobacteriota bacterium genome:
- a CDS encoding secondary thiamine-phosphate synthase enzyme YjbQ — protein sequence MSVVHLEVNSRQRNEFVDITASVVSAVGRAGWRDGVVTVFNPHTTAGLTLNEGADPSVRRDILETLSRLVPLRGDYRHAEGNSDAHVKATLTGSSVAVPLEGGRLLLGTWQAIYFCEYDGPRRRQVLVSFTG from the coding sequence GTGAGCGTCGTTCACCTGGAAGTGAATAGCCGGCAACGGAACGAGTTCGTGGACATCACGGCGTCGGTCGTGTCGGCCGTGGGGCGGGCCGGCTGGCGCGACGGCGTGGTGACGGTCTTCAACCCCCACACCACCGCCGGCCTCACCCTCAACGAGGGGGCCGACCCCTCCGTCCGGCGGGACATCCTGGAAACCCTTTCCCGTCTTGTTCCGCTCCGGGGGGACTACCGGCACGCGGAGGGCAACTCGGACGCCCACGTCAAGGCAACCCTCACGGGCTCCAGCGTCGCCGTCCCGCTGGAGGGCGGGCGCCTCCTGCTGGGCACCTGGCAGGCCATCTACTTCTGCGAGTACGATGGCCCCCGCCGCCGCCAGGTCCTGGTCTCCTTCACCGGCTGA
- a CDS encoding trypsin-like peptidase domain-containing protein: MLSVHTHRFNRRKAIQTALFCLTLMVGITIGAAVTMRVSADTLKPSTLKLQGKGSPLMLGQDITVQNGFSQVAETVKPAVVSIRTKQTVRVRGMEFSPFGNDEMFRRFFGDDFGFPGQGQPRDFVQRSGGSGVIVDSEGYIVTNNHVVGNADNIVVKVHQDGDSKEYDARVVGSDPETDLAVIKIKGPKPFKFAALADPETVKVGDWVLAVGNPFGLEETITAGIVSAKGRRVNSQSLFSSYIQTDAAINPGNSGGPLVNMRGQVVGINTFIESPNGGNIGIGFAIPADVVISVYNQLTEYGKMTRGQLGIIMNPLPMSDGLAKHFKLKEAKGVIVTELQEGDSPAKTAGIQPDDVIVAFNGKPVAGPDELREMVATTAPGTEVPVTLMRDGKEVPVKVKLAERPKPRQEEAGKPTNLDEEEKETKPEIGLSVDEVPLRMAQALSIPSDEGVMVTEVKPGSLAEEAYLRPQDLIVAINGAKVSSVRDFVDRVRALRPGEEMVLKVFRFSSRTQKTILYLTITKP, from the coding sequence ATGCTCAGTGTTCACACCCACAGATTCAACCGACGAAAGGCGATCCAGACGGCGCTCTTCTGCCTGACGCTCATGGTGGGGATCACCATCGGCGCCGCGGTGACGATGCGAGTGTCGGCCGATACCCTCAAGCCGTCCACCCTCAAACTCCAGGGCAAGGGCTCCCCCCTGATGCTGGGGCAGGACATCACAGTCCAGAACGGCTTTTCCCAGGTGGCGGAGACGGTGAAGCCCGCCGTGGTCAGCATCCGGACCAAGCAGACGGTCCGCGTCCGCGGCATGGAGTTCAGCCCCTTCGGCAACGACGAGATGTTCCGCCGCTTCTTCGGCGACGATTTCGGTTTCCCGGGCCAGGGGCAGCCGCGTGATTTCGTCCAGCGCTCGGGCGGTTCCGGCGTCATTGTGGACAGCGAGGGCTACATCGTCACCAACAACCACGTGGTGGGCAACGCCGACAACATCGTGGTGAAGGTCCACCAGGACGGCGACAGCAAGGAGTACGACGCCCGGGTGGTGGGGTCGGACCCCGAGACCGACCTCGCCGTGATCAAGATCAAAGGGCCCAAACCCTTCAAGTTCGCCGCCCTCGCCGACCCCGAGACCGTGAAGGTGGGCGACTGGGTCCTGGCCGTGGGCAACCCCTTCGGCCTCGAGGAGACCATCACCGCCGGCATCGTCAGCGCCAAGGGGCGGCGGGTCAACTCCCAGTCCCTCTTCAGCAGCTACATCCAGACCGACGCCGCCATCAACCCCGGCAACAGCGGCGGCCCCCTGGTGAACATGCGGGGCCAGGTGGTGGGGATCAACACCTTCATCGAGTCCCCCAACGGCGGCAACATCGGGATCGGCTTCGCCATCCCCGCCGACGTGGTGATCAGCGTCTACAACCAGCTCACCGAGTACGGGAAGATGACCCGGGGCCAGCTCGGCATCATCATGAACCCCCTGCCCATGAGCGACGGCCTGGCCAAACACTTCAAGCTGAAGGAGGCCAAGGGCGTCATCGTGACGGAGCTGCAGGAGGGCGATTCCCCCGCCAAGACCGCCGGCATCCAGCCGGACGACGTCATCGTGGCCTTCAACGGCAAGCCGGTGGCCGGCCCGGACGAACTCCGGGAGATGGTGGCCACCACCGCCCCGGGCACCGAGGTCCCCGTGACCCTGATGCGCGACGGGAAAGAGGTCCCCGTGAAGGTGAAGCTGGCGGAGCGCCCGAAGCCGCGGCAGGAAGAGGCCGGAAAGCCGACCAACCTCGACGAGGAGGAGAAGGAAACCAAGCCGGAGATCGGCCTCTCCGTGGACGAGGTCCCCCTCCGGATGGCCCAGGCCCTCTCCATCCCCTCCGACGAGGGCGTCATGGTGACCGAGGTCAAGCCCGGCTCTCTCGCCGAGGAGGCCTACCTGAGGCCCCAGGACCTCATCGTGGCCATCAACGGGGCGAAGGTCTCGTCGGTGCGGGACTTCGTGGACCGGGTCCGGGCGCTGCGCCCGGGCGAGGAGATGGTCCTGAAGGTGTTCCGGTTCAGCTCCCGGACCCAGAAGACCATCCTGTACCTGACCATCACCAAGCCGTAA
- a CDS encoding DUF4143 domain-containing protein, which translates to MTRIMQFGFLICVFHIVNLASLSSDVGVSATTLRNWISVLKASYVVFELPPFFENIRRRMVKSPKIYFTDVGLAAFLLGIRTAEQASRDPLCGNLYENLVVADIVKGALNRGIRPELYFFRDSNGAEVDLLIRESGALTPVEIKSAATFTPDFVRVLERFPSFGVRGVNPGVVLYNGERRFEVRGIRAFNPLEADDLWAELTTPPGDARIGKDA; encoded by the coding sequence ATGACTCGGATTATGCAATTCGGATTTTTGATTTGCGTTTTTCATATCGTGAACCTGGCCTCCCTGTCCAGCGACGTGGGGGTTTCGGCGACGACCCTCCGCAACTGGATCTCGGTCCTGAAGGCGTCGTACGTGGTGTTCGAGTTGCCCCCCTTCTTCGAGAACATCCGCCGCCGGATGGTCAAGTCCCCGAAGATCTACTTCACGGACGTCGGCCTGGCGGCCTTCCTGCTGGGGATTCGCACGGCGGAGCAGGCGTCCCGGGACCCCCTGTGCGGCAACCTGTACGAGAACCTGGTGGTGGCCGACATCGTGAAGGGCGCCCTGAACCGGGGGATTCGGCCGGAACTGTACTTCTTCCGCGACTCCAACGGCGCCGAGGTCGACCTGCTCATCCGGGAGAGCGGAGCGCTGACGCCTGTCGAGATCAAGTCCGCCGCCACCTTCACCCCCGATTTCGTCCGGGTTCTGGAACGTTTCCCTTCGTTCGGCGTCCGGGGGGTCAACCCCGGGGTGGTCCTCTACAACGGCGAGCGAAGGTTCGAGGTCCGGGGAATCCGCGCCTTCAACCCGCTTGAAGCCGACGACCTCTGGGCGGAGCTGACCACCCCCCCGGGAGACGCCAGGATCGGTAAGGACGCGTAA
- a CDS encoding ISAzo13 family transposase: MDERGRRIWAATEAMSLGHGGITLLSRATGMAVSTIRAGQAEIRKGRTSPTPSEKRRVRSPGAGRKPITERDGEIAEALDRLVEPEARGDPMSPLRWTSKSTRTLAAELTRQKHPVSHTKVAQMLESMGYRLQGTRKTKEGCEHPDRDRQFAHINEQVKRFQERGQPVISVDTKKKELVGEFANKGREYQPKGCPEKVRVHDFMDLELGKAIPYGVYDVSSNTGWVSVGIDHDTAQFAVNTIRQWWERMGVLVYKEARELLITADGGGSNGSRSRLWKVELQRLADETGLVIAVCHLPPGTSKWNKIEHRMFCHITENWRGRPLQSHEVIVNLIAGTKTRKGLRIQAELNKGTYPPGVKVSDVDFEKLNVQAAEFHGKDWNYTIAPRRDFVD, translated from the coding sequence ATGGACGAGCGGGGTCGACGGATCTGGGCGGCTACCGAAGCGATGAGTTTGGGCCATGGAGGCATCACCCTTTTGTCGCGGGCAACGGGGATGGCCGTAAGCACGATTCGAGCGGGGCAGGCCGAGATTCGCAAGGGCAGAACAAGCCCGACCCCGAGCGAAAAACGGCGAGTTCGTTCACCGGGAGCTGGACGGAAGCCGATCACGGAGCGAGATGGAGAAATCGCTGAAGCGCTGGACCGGCTGGTGGAGCCGGAAGCCCGGGGAGATCCGATGTCTCCCTTGAGATGGACCAGCAAGAGCACGAGGACTCTGGCGGCTGAACTGACGAGGCAGAAACATCCTGTCAGTCATACCAAAGTGGCACAAATGCTCGAGAGCATGGGGTATCGCCTGCAGGGGACGCGAAAGACGAAGGAGGGATGCGAGCATCCGGACCGGGACCGGCAGTTTGCGCATATCAATGAGCAGGTCAAGCGTTTTCAAGAGCGTGGCCAGCCCGTTATTTCGGTCGACACCAAGAAGAAAGAGTTGGTGGGGGAATTCGCGAACAAGGGGCGGGAATACCAACCCAAGGGGTGTCCAGAAAAGGTTCGGGTGCATGATTTCATGGATTTGGAACTGGGCAAGGCGATTCCCTATGGGGTTTACGACGTGTCGTCAAACACCGGCTGGGTGAGTGTTGGAATCGATCATGATACGGCGCAGTTTGCGGTGAACACGATCCGCCAGTGGTGGGAGCGGATGGGTGTCCTGGTTTACAAAGAGGCGAGGGAGCTGTTGATCACGGCAGATGGGGGAGGAAGCAACGGCAGTCGCTCCCGTCTGTGGAAGGTGGAGCTTCAGAGATTGGCAGACGAGACGGGGTTGGTCATTGCCGTATGCCACCTGCCGCCGGGCACGAGCAAATGGAACAAGATCGAGCATCGGATGTTCTGTCATATCACGGAGAATTGGCGAGGCCGGCCGTTGCAAAGTCACGAGGTTATCGTCAATTTGATCGCCGGGACAAAGACCCGCAAAGGACTTCGAATACAGGCGGAATTGAACAAGGGGACGTATCCGCCGGGAGTGAAGGTTTCAGATGTGGACTTTGAGAAGCTAAACGTCCAGGCGGCTGAGTTTCACGGCAAAGACTGGAATTACACGATTGCACCTCGCCGCGATTTTGTTGATTAA